In Dyadobacter sp. NIV53, a single window of DNA contains:
- a CDS encoding AraC family transcriptional regulator translates to MNAIKSVSEFHRLLSLPEPRHPLVSVINLAETIFLEDDVWKGFVNRFYCVALKREATGKIRYGQQHYDYDKGVLSFTAPNQVQYLDLQSIECGSGYLLIFHPDFLLKHSLAGSINNYGFFSYAVNEALHLSAEEEGDLITILNKIDKECVHIDKHTQEIILSHIELLLNYSNRFYERQFITRKNNNYELLAKFEQLVAEYFDTGNTAEQGLLTVQYIAGRMNLSPNYLSDLLRVHTGQNTQQHIHEKLIEKAKEKLTTSSLSVSEIAYALGFEHSQSFSTLFKKKTKMSPLEFRQTFN, encoded by the coding sequence ATGAACGCAATAAAATCTGTTTCTGAATTTCATCGGTTATTGTCTTTGCCTGAACCCCGGCATCCGCTGGTTAGTGTCATTAACCTGGCCGAAACCATTTTCCTGGAAGATGATGTCTGGAAAGGTTTTGTCAACCGGTTTTATTGTGTAGCCCTGAAAAGAGAGGCAACGGGCAAGATAAGATATGGGCAGCAGCACTATGATTATGACAAGGGCGTATTAAGTTTTACTGCGCCAAATCAGGTTCAGTATCTGGATTTGCAGAGTATAGAATGCGGCTCGGGTTACCTGCTTATTTTTCATCCGGATTTTTTGCTTAAACATTCGCTGGCGGGCAGTATCAATAATTATGGTTTTTTCTCCTACGCTGTAAATGAGGCATTGCACCTTTCAGCCGAAGAAGAGGGTGACCTTATTACCATACTGAACAAGATTGATAAAGAATGTGTACATATTGATAAGCACACGCAGGAAATCATTCTGTCGCACATTGAGTTGCTGCTTAATTATTCCAACAGGTTTTATGAGCGGCAGTTCATCACGAGGAAGAATAATAATTATGAATTACTTGCAAAATTCGAGCAATTAGTTGCTGAATATTTTGACACCGGCAACACAGCAGAGCAAGGCTTATTGACAGTACAATATATTGCCGGGCGTATGAACCTGTCGCCAAATTATCTGAGTGATCTGCTGCGTGTGCATACCGGGCAAAATACACAACAGCACATCCACGAAAAGCTGATTGAGAAAGCCAAGGAAAAACTCACCACTTCGAGCTTATCAGTCAGCGAAATTGCATACGCTTTGGGTTTTGAACATTCGCAGTCGTTCAGTACACTTTTTAAAAAGAAGACAAAGATGTCGCCTCTGGAATTCAGACAAACATTTAACTGA